In Zalophus californianus isolate mZalCal1 chromosome 4, mZalCal1.pri.v2, whole genome shotgun sequence, the following proteins share a genomic window:
- the LRRC14 gene encoding leucine-rich repeat-containing protein 14 isoform X8, whose protein sequence is MCPLQPGLAAGAPQYRKHAGRDPGADGPAPHPRDRGWYTASLQPTHAPRKHALRVLDMTGLLDDGVEQDPGTMSMWDCTAAVARTCIAQQQGGTAEPGLAPIPVEVRVDLRVNRASYAFLREALRSSVGSPLRLCCRDLRAEDLPMRNTVALLQLLDAGCLRRVDLRFNNLGLRGLSVIIPHVARFQHLASLRLHYVHGDSRQPSVDGEDNFRYFLAQMGRFTCLRELSMGSSLLSGRLDQLLSTLQSPLESLELAFCALLPEDLRFLARSPHAVHLKKLDLSGNDLSGSQLEPFQGLLQAAAATLLHLELTECQLADTQLLATLPVLTRCSSLRYLGLYGNPLSMAGLKELLRDSVVQAELRTVVHPFPVDCYEGLPWPPPASVLLEASINEEKFARVEAELHQLLLASGRAHVLWTTDIYGRLAADYFSL, encoded by the exons ATGTGCCCACTGCAGCCGGGCCTTGCTGCAGGAGCGCCCCAGTACAGAAAGCATGCAGGCCGTGATCCTGGGGCTGACGGCCCGGCTCCACACCCCAGAGACAGAGGCTGGTACACAGCCTCTCTGCAG CCTACCCATGCTCCCAGGAAGCATGCCCTGCGAGTGCTGGACATGACGGGCCTCCTGGACGATGGCGTGGAGcaggaccctggcaccatgaGCATGTGGGACTGCACAGCAGCGGTGGCCCGCACCTGCATAGCGCAGCAGCAGGGCGGGACTGCAGAGCCCGGGCTGGCCCCCATTCCTGTGGAGGTTCGTGTGGACCTGCGGGTGAACCGGGCCTCGTATGCGTTCCTGCGGGAGGCACTCCGAAGCAGCGTAGGTAGTCCGCTGCGGCTCTGCTGCCGGGACCTGCGGGCTGAGGACCTGCCCATGCGCAACACTGTGGCTTTGCTGCAGCTGCTGGATGCGGGCTGCTTGCGCCGTGTGGACCTGCGCTTTAACAACTTGGGTCTCCGTGGCCTGTCTGTTATCATCCCACATGTGGCCCGCTTCCAGCACCTGGCCAGTCTGCGGCTGCATTATGTGCACGGGGACTCCAGGCAGCCTTCTGTGGATGGTGAGGACAACTTCCGTTACTTCCTGGCCCAGATGGGCCGTTTCACTTGTCTGCGGGAGCTCAGCATGGGCTCCTCTCTCCTCTCGGGACGGTTGGACCAGCTGCTCAG CACTCTGCAGAGCCCCCTGGAGAGCCTGGAGCTGGCCTTCTGTGCCCTGCTGCCCGAGGATCTGCGCTTTCTGGCACGGAGCCCCCATGCTGTCCATCTCAAGAAGTTGGACCTTAGTGGCAATGACCTGTCTGGCAGCCAACTAGAGCCTTTCCAGGGTCTGCTCCAGGCAGCTGCGGCCACACTGCTGCACCTGGAGCTGACTGAGTGCCAGCTTGCTGATACCCAGCTGTTGGCCACGCTCCCTGTGCTGACGCGCTGCAGCAGCCTCCGCTACCTCGGCCTCTATGGCAACCCGCTGTCCATGGCGGGCCTCAAGGAGCTCCTCCGGGATTCAGTGGTGCAGGCTGAGCTACGCACAGTGGTGCACCCCTTCCCTGTGGACTGTTATGAAGGCCTGCCCTGGCCACCGCCTGCTTCTGTTCTGCTGGAGGCTTCCATCAACGAGGAGAAGTTTGCTCGTGTGGAGGCCGAGTTGCACCAGCTGCTACTAGCCTCGGGCCGTGCTCATGTGCTCTGGACCACAGACATTTATGGGCGCCTGGCTGCAGACTACTTCAGCCTATGA